Within the Flavobacterium sp. 9R genome, the region ACCTTTCTGTTGGCCAAAAGCATAAATTCTTCAATCAAATGATTGGCATCTTTGGCTATTTTGAAGTACACTCCTTCAGGTTCTCCTTCTTTATCTAAATTGAATTTTACTTCGACTTTATCAAAAGAAATAGCCCCTTCATTCATTCTATTTCTTCTTAAAATTTTGGCTAATTCATCCATTTTAAGCGTAGCTTCCACAATTTCATCGGCAACAACATAACTACTTCCTGTGATAGAAGTTTCAACTGGAATCGTATTGTCTTTGGTTTCAATGATGTATTGTGCTTCTTCATACGCAAATCGTTGGTCTGAAAAAATAACCGTTCTTCCAAACCATTGGTTCACTACTTTTGCTTTGGCATCCAATTCAAAAATAGCCGAAAACGTATATTTCTCTTCTTGAGGACGCAACGAACAAGCAAAATTAGATAAAACCTCAGGTAACATAGGTACTACTCTATCTACTAAATACACCGAAGTGGCTCGTTGATAGGCTTCATCATCAAGTATCGTTCCTTCTTCTAAATAATACGAAACATCGGCAATATGAACCCCAATTTCGAAATTACCATTCTCTAATTTTTTGAAAGACAAAGCATCATCAAAATCTTTGGCATCTTTTGGGTCTATGGTAAAAGTGAGTGTATCTCGCATATCGCGACGTTTGGCTATTTCACTTTCTTGAATCGTAGTATCAATTTTTTGAGCAAAGGTTTCAACTTCTATTGGAAACTCAGAAGGCAAACCATATTCTGCCAAAATAGCGTGAATTTCTGTATCGTGTTCTCCTGGTTTACCAAGTACTTTTTCTACTCTACCAAAAGGACTATCGGCTCTTTTAGGCCAATCTTCGATATGAACCAGAACGACATCTCCTTGTTCTGCCTCTCCAATTTTATCCTTTGGAATAAAAATATCGGTGTACATTTTTGGATTGGCAGTAGAAACAAAAGCAAAATTCTTTTGAATGTCGATTACACCCACAAAATCAGTTTTGGCTCTTTCTACTACTTCAATTACTTCGCCTTCAGGACGTTTTCCTTTTCTTCGATTATAAACATAGACTTTTACTTTGTCTTTGTCTAAAGCTCTATTCAGATTATTGGTTGGAATGAAAACGTCTTCTTCAAAATCAGGACAGATGAAATAAGCGGTCTTACGCCCTGTCATATCGATGGTTCCTTCGTAATAATCTTGACTTATGGCTTTTACAAGATACTTTCCTGGTTCAGTTTCAATTATTTTTTTGGCAGCGGCCAAAAGCTTCAAATCTTTGATAATTTGATTTCTACTTTGAGTATCATCTAGTTCAAGCGTAGCTCCTATTTGTTTGTAGTTAAACCCTTTGTTAGGGTTTTGAGCCAATATTTTTAAAATTTTATCACTAAAATCTTTCTCTTTTTTGATTGGCTTTCTTAATCTTTTACGCATATATCTTTTCTTATAAAGTCTAAAATTACAAAATAGTTAACGGTAAACAGTGCATGTGCTTTAGTTTTAAATAAAATATAACTTTAAATATTTTTTTTATCTTTATAAAAACAACCCTCATGGAAGATTTTAAAACTATAGCAGTCTTTACTTATCCACATGAAATAGTGGTTTTAAAACACATTTTAGAGCTAGAAAAAATCCCTTTTTTCTTTGAAAACGAAATCACTCTCTCGGTAGCTCCTTTCTACACCAATGCGCTGGGCGGAATCAAACTCAAAGTACATCCCAACGATTTCGAAACTGTTCAAACCATTTTAGACAATCTCAATAACCATTTGAAAATTGTCTAACAGCTCCAAGCCTACTTTTTCAAAATTCAAAGTTGTCAACATTCATTAAAATAATAAAAAAGAAAATTTAAAATTTAAATATTTTTTGATGGTTATTATAGCCTGTTAATAATGGCAATAATTTTTTTAGTAAATGTTTAAATATGGAGTTTTACTTTTTTATTTAGAGTTATTAACACTGTTTTTAATACGTAAAAGGTTTATTTTTAGCACTTTTTTATTTTTAATTAACAACGGTTAATAACCAAAATTGAATTCAAAATGTAAATAAGTAATTTTAAAAAAATTGTTAATAAACTATGACTAGCTATTGATAAGTATTCTAAAAATTTGCCAAACTTTTTTTGTTTTATTCATTCCTATTTTGGATTACATTTTTTTTAAATACTACCTAAAAAAACTTCTAATTTTCTTTCCGAACTTATTAACATTTAATGTTAATTTAAAGTTAACTGAATATCAAGTATTTACGTTTTGCTATTAACACTGCAAAAAATTAACATTTTAATTAAAGTAAATGACTTGATTTTTAGTATTTTATAGAAATATAGAAATTGTTAAAAGTGACTAAAATGCTCGTTTTATGTGAGTTAATCGTACTGTACTTTTTTTGTAATTTTTAATTAAATAAGCTCTTAATGTAAGCCGTTGCAAAAGTAAAATTTATCATTAAAACTCAATTAGATTGGTTAAATTTGCAAACTCACAACTTAATATATTGACAAATGAAAATTTCTATCGGAAACGATCACGCAGGACCAGATTATAAAAAAGCAATTGTTCACTATTTAGAATCTTTAGGACACGAAGTGACTAATTATGGAACAGATTCAGAGGATTCAGTAGATTACCCAGATTTTGGACATCCTGTTGCCAATGACGTAGAACAAGGTAAAGCCGATTTTGGAATTGTGATTTGTGGTAGTGGAAATGGAATTGCAATGACGGTAAACAAACACGCTGGTGTAAGAGCTGGTCTTTGTTGGACCAAAGAAATTGCTTATTTAACACGTTTACATAACGATGCTAATGTTCTTAGTATTCCAGCACGTTACACTTCTATTCAACAAGCTGTTGAGATTGTAGCAACCTTTTTAACTACTGATTTTGAAGGT harbors:
- a CDS encoding DUF2007 domain-containing protein, with translation MEDFKTIAVFTYPHEIVVLKHILELEKIPFFFENEITLSVAPFYTNALGGIKLKVHPNDFETVQTILDNLNNHLKIV
- the rpiB gene encoding ribose 5-phosphate isomerase B — encoded protein: MKISIGNDHAGPDYKKAIVHYLESLGHEVTNYGTDSEDSVDYPDFGHPVANDVEQGKADFGIVICGSGNGIAMTVNKHAGVRAGLCWTKEIAYLTRLHNDANVLSIPARYTSIQQAVEIVATFLTTDFEGGRHQNRVNKIACQ
- the rnr gene encoding ribonuclease R, yielding MRKRLRKPIKKEKDFSDKILKILAQNPNKGFNYKQIGATLELDDTQSRNQIIKDLKLLAAAKKIIETEPGKYLVKAISQDYYEGTIDMTGRKTAYFICPDFEEDVFIPTNNLNRALDKDKVKVYVYNRRKGKRPEGEVIEVVERAKTDFVGVIDIQKNFAFVSTANPKMYTDIFIPKDKIGEAEQGDVVLVHIEDWPKRADSPFGRVEKVLGKPGEHDTEIHAILAEYGLPSEFPIEVETFAQKIDTTIQESEIAKRRDMRDTLTFTIDPKDAKDFDDALSFKKLENGNFEIGVHIADVSYYLEEGTILDDEAYQRATSVYLVDRVVPMLPEVLSNFACSLRPQEEKYTFSAIFELDAKAKVVNQWFGRTVIFSDQRFAYEEAQYIIETKDNTIPVETSITGSSYVVADEIVEATLKMDELAKILRRNRMNEGAISFDKVEVKFNLDKEGEPEGVYFKIAKDANHLIEEFMLLANRKVAEYIGKQKKTFIYRIHDEPNEDKLIAMQNVIAKFGYKIDFRNKGDISKSLNALMEEVSGKKEQNLIDTLAIRSMSKAKYSTDNIGHYGLAFDYYSHFTSPIRRYPDVMVHRLLQFYLDGGKSVDEETYETKCLHSSTMEGLATNAERDSIKYMQVKYMQNHEEQEFLGVISGVTEWGIYVEIIENKCEGMVRIRDIKEDYYTFDEKQYALVGATSHDLLQLGDEIYVKVKNADLVKKQLDFNFIRRNN